A region from the Rufibacter sp. DG15C genome encodes:
- a CDS encoding SdiA-regulated domain-containing protein, translating to MKTIKGMLLGVVLSTSLFGCDALQADARGNDNGKKGKKGAVEAASPAVAIAQKWDVPEILREVSGIVYLGNNQFACVQDEAGVIFLYNTQTGTIDRQITFAAAGDYEGIALVGNNAYVVRSDGQLFEVTNIHTSQNQVTEFPSVLTSEHNVEGLGYDQKNNRLLLAIKGQEANSATYKGVYAFDLSSKKLSKDPVFKLDLKDPLLFQKKQKSLSKVWQPSEIAIHPVSGDIYLTEASNPQLFILHQDGKIKNRFALSKSEFYKPEGIAFSPSGDLYISNEGKNDAGNILKVTLKDVR from the coding sequence ATGAAAACTATAAAAGGAATGTTGTTGGGAGTAGTGCTGAGCACTTCCTTGTTTGGCTGTGACGCCTTGCAGGCAGACGCCAGAGGCAATGACAACGGTAAAAAAGGAAAGAAGGGCGCGGTAGAGGCAGCATCGCCGGCAGTAGCCATCGCCCAGAAATGGGACGTGCCCGAGATTCTCCGCGAAGTGTCCGGGATTGTGTATCTGGGCAATAACCAGTTTGCCTGCGTGCAGGATGAGGCCGGCGTAATTTTCTTGTACAACACCCAAACCGGGACCATTGACCGCCAGATTACCTTTGCCGCAGCGGGCGACTACGAGGGCATTGCCCTAGTGGGCAACAACGCCTACGTGGTGCGCAGTGACGGGCAGTTGTTTGAGGTGACCAACATCCATACCTCGCAAAACCAGGTCACTGAGTTTCCTAGTGTATTGACCTCAGAGCACAACGTAGAAGGGTTAGGGTATGACCAGAAAAATAACCGCTTGCTGCTGGCCATTAAAGGACAGGAAGCCAACAGCGCCACCTACAAAGGCGTGTATGCTTTTGACTTAAGTTCTAAGAAACTGTCCAAGGACCCGGTGTTTAAGCTGGACTTGAAAGACCCGCTGCTGTTCCAGAAAAAGCAGAAGAGCTTGAGCAAAGTGTGGCAGCCCTCAGAGATTGCCATCCACCCGGTGAGCGGTGATATTTACCTCACAGAGGCGTCCAATCCGCAGTTGTTCATTCTGCACCAGGACGGTAAAATCAAGAACCGCTTTGCCTTAAGCAAGTCTGAGTTCTACAAGCCAGAAGGGATTGCCTTCAGTCCGTCGGGGGACTTGTACATCTCCAATGAAGGGAAAAACGATGCCGGTAACATTTTGAAAGTGACGTTGAAAGACGTGCGATAA
- a CDS encoding PepSY-like domain-containing protein, with protein MKALWISMLAAGTLLTGCSQKISMGNMPSVVQNGLKTQFPNAANLEWEKSGNLFEAEFDVNQQEYAALVDATGKVMAVKQEIDASQLPAPITQQIQTSHQEYTLDDAEKVERNGQVFYQVELQKPMSELKQVYTAQGATSPETFWD; from the coding sequence ATGAAAGCTCTTTGGATATCTATGTTGGCGGCCGGTACACTCTTAACAGGCTGTAGCCAGAAAATAAGCATGGGCAATATGCCCTCGGTGGTTCAAAACGGCCTGAAAACCCAGTTTCCCAACGCAGCAAACCTGGAATGGGAAAAGAGTGGTAATTTGTTTGAAGCCGAGTTTGACGTAAACCAACAGGAGTACGCCGCCCTGGTGGACGCTACCGGTAAGGTGATGGCCGTAAAGCAGGAGATTGACGCGAGCCAGTTGCCTGCGCCCATCACCCAACAAATCCAGACCAGCCACCAGGAGTATACCCTAGATGACGCTGAAAAGGTGGAACGCAATGGCCAGGTTTTCTATCAAGTGGAGTTGCAGAAACCCATGAGCGAACTCAAGCAAGTTTACACCGCCCAGGGAGCCACCAGCCCTGAGACGTTCTGGGACTAA
- a CDS encoding Tex family protein, with amino-acid sequence MSEIHFKKIAAELQVSERQVQATVQLLDEGATVPFVARYRKEVTGSLDEVAIASIRDRIEQLRELDKRRESILKSLRDQEKLTPELEAQVLAADTMAVLEDIYLPYKPKRRTRATIAREKGLEPLALTLFEQANVDVAAEAAGFVSEEKEVKSTEEALAGARDIIAEWVNENPEARANIRTLFEKKGVFKARVVPGKEEEGQKFKDYFEWEEPIGKAPSHRILAMRRGEKEMVLMLDAQPEEEAAINILEDQFVKGHNAAAEQVKLAIRESYKRMLRLSMETEVRMSSKKRADEEAIRVFADNLRPMLLSAPLGQKRVLAIDPGFRTGCKVVALDEQGKLLHYEAIFPHNGAGQATTAGHQVMAMCARYQIEAIAIGNGTASRETETFVQKLGLPKEIAVVMVNESGASIYSASDVAREEFPDQDITVRGAVSIGRRLMDPLAELVKLDPKSIGVGQYQHDVDQNALKHSLDDVVMSCVNAVGVEVNTASKQLLTYVSGLGPQLAQNIVDYRNQNGPFKTRNELRKVARLGDKAFEQAAGFLRIRGGKHPLDGSAVHPERYALVEQMAKDLGATVEDLLKNAELRKQIDLKKYVSETVGLPTLQDILSELAKPGRDPRESYEAFSFTEGVNEMKDLRQGMKLPGIITNITAFGAFVDIGVHQDGLVHVSHLSDRFVSNPHEVVKVGQRVEVTVLEVEVSRKRIALSMKGDPQAARPTGGAGKPRAAARKEEPAEEEDMATKLSKLKNMFR; translated from the coding sequence ATGTCAGAAATCCATTTCAAGAAGATTGCGGCAGAGCTGCAAGTGAGTGAGCGCCAGGTACAAGCTACGGTTCAGTTGTTGGATGAGGGCGCTACGGTGCCCTTCGTGGCCCGTTACCGAAAAGAAGTGACCGGCAGTTTGGACGAAGTGGCCATTGCCTCCATCCGGGACCGCATAGAGCAGTTGAGAGAACTGGACAAACGCCGCGAAAGTATTCTCAAGTCACTCAGGGACCAAGAGAAACTCACCCCAGAACTAGAAGCCCAGGTCTTGGCCGCCGACACCATGGCCGTGCTGGAAGATATTTACCTGCCTTACAAACCCAAGCGCCGTACCCGCGCCACCATTGCCCGTGAGAAAGGCCTGGAGCCGCTGGCCCTTACCTTGTTTGAGCAAGCCAACGTAGACGTGGCCGCTGAAGCCGCCGGTTTTGTAAGCGAAGAAAAAGAAGTAAAATCCACCGAGGAAGCCTTAGCCGGTGCCCGTGACATCATTGCCGAATGGGTGAACGAAAACCCAGAGGCCCGCGCCAACATCCGGACCTTGTTCGAGAAGAAAGGCGTGTTCAAGGCGCGCGTAGTGCCGGGTAAAGAGGAGGAAGGCCAGAAGTTCAAGGACTACTTTGAGTGGGAAGAACCCATTGGAAAAGCCCCCAGCCACCGCATCCTGGCCATGCGCCGCGGCGAAAAGGAAATGGTGCTCATGCTGGACGCGCAGCCCGAGGAAGAAGCGGCTATCAACATCCTGGAAGACCAGTTTGTAAAAGGCCATAACGCCGCCGCCGAGCAGGTGAAACTCGCCATACGCGAAAGCTACAAGCGCATGCTACGTTTAAGCATGGAAACCGAAGTGCGTATGTCTTCTAAGAAACGCGCCGACGAGGAAGCCATCCGCGTATTCGCGGATAACTTGCGTCCTATGCTTTTGTCTGCGCCGCTGGGCCAGAAACGCGTGTTGGCCATTGACCCAGGCTTTAGAACCGGTTGTAAAGTAGTGGCCCTGGATGAGCAAGGCAAGCTGTTGCATTATGAGGCCATCTTCCCGCACAACGGCGCCGGACAAGCCACCACGGCCGGGCATCAGGTAATGGCCATGTGCGCCAGATACCAGATTGAAGCCATTGCCATAGGTAACGGAACCGCCAGCCGCGAGACCGAGACCTTCGTGCAGAAACTGGGCTTGCCCAAAGAAATTGCCGTGGTGATGGTAAACGAAAGCGGTGCCTCCATCTACTCGGCCTCAGACGTAGCGCGCGAGGAGTTCCCAGACCAGGACATCACCGTGCGCGGGGCCGTTTCCATCGGTCGCCGTTTAATGGACCCCTTGGCGGAATTAGTAAAACTAGACCCAAAATCCATTGGCGTAGGGCAGTACCAGCATGATGTAGACCAGAACGCCTTAAAGCACAGCCTGGATGACGTGGTGATGAGCTGCGTGAACGCCGTGGGCGTGGAAGTAAACACCGCCAGCAAGCAACTCTTAACCTACGTGTCAGGCTTAGGACCGCAGTTGGCCCAGAACATTGTAGACTACCGCAACCAGAATGGACCCTTCAAAACCCGCAATGAATTGCGTAAAGTAGCCCGCCTGGGAGACAAAGCCTTTGAACAGGCGGCCGGGTTCCTGCGCATACGGGGTGGTAAGCATCCATTGGACGGCAGTGCCGTGCACCCAGAGCGTTACGCCTTGGTAGAGCAAATGGCCAAGGACCTAGGTGCTACTGTGGAGGACTTGTTGAAGAACGCAGAACTTCGCAAGCAGATTGACCTCAAGAAATACGTTTCTGAGACCGTTGGTCTGCCTACTCTCCAAGACATCTTAAGTGAGCTGGCCAAACCTGGCCGTGACCCGCGCGAAAGCTATGAGGCCTTTAGCTTCACCGAAGGCGTAAACGAGATGAAGGATCTGCGCCAGGGCATGAAGCTACCGGGCATCATCACCAACATCACCGCGTTTGGGGCGTTCGTGGACATTGGGGTGCACCAGGACGGATTAGTACACGTAAGCCACCTGTCAGACCGCTTCGTGAGCAACCCGCACGAGGTTGTGAAAGTGGGTCAGCGCGTGGAAGTGACGGTGCTAGAGGTGGAGGTGAGCCGCAAGCGCATAGCCCTTTCCATGAAAGGTGACCCGCAAGCCGCCAGACCTACTGGAGGAGCCGGAAAACCGAGAGCCGCCGCGCGCAAAGAAGAGCCCGCAGAAGAAGAGGACATGGCCACTAAACTGAGCAAGCTCAAAAACATGTTTAGATAA
- a CDS encoding response regulator transcription factor — MKILVIEDEPDMLENMVRSLEQELYVVETAQTYDQALEKIGVYAYDCILLDIMLPGGSGLDLLEELKKQQKTDSVIIVSAKNSIEDKVQGLELGADDYLPKPFHLAELHARVKSVLRRRKFEGQNQQQLENLQIDLDKHQIWVDGQELTLNRKEYDILLYLVTNKDRLVSKTALAEHVWGDSIDQADNYEFIYSQIKNLRKKLKDARAQVEVQAIYGIGYKLVMS; from the coding sequence ATGAAAATCCTGGTCATTGAAGACGAGCCAGACATGCTGGAAAATATGGTCCGTTCTCTGGAACAGGAACTCTACGTGGTGGAGACCGCCCAAACCTATGACCAGGCGCTGGAGAAGATTGGTGTTTATGCTTACGACTGCATTTTGCTGGACATCATGCTCCCCGGTGGCAGCGGCCTGGACCTGCTGGAAGAGCTCAAAAAACAGCAAAAGACAGACAGCGTCATCATCGTCTCGGCTAAGAACTCCATTGAAGACAAGGTGCAGGGTCTGGAACTGGGCGCCGATGATTACCTGCCCAAGCCTTTCCATCTGGCAGAACTGCATGCGCGCGTTAAATCTGTGCTCAGGAGAAGGAAGTTTGAAGGCCAGAACCAGCAACAACTGGAGAACCTGCAGATTGACCTAGACAAGCACCAAATTTGGGTAGACGGGCAGGAGCTAACTCTCAACAGGAAAGAGTATGACATCCTGCTGTACCTGGTTACCAACAAAGACCGGCTGGTGAGCAAAACTGCCCTAGCGGAGCACGTCTGGGGCGACAGCATTGACCAAGCCGACAACTATGAGTTCATCTACTCCCAAATCAAGAACCTGCGCAAGAAATTGAAGGACGCCCGCGCTCAGGTAGAGGTGCAGGCCATCTACGGCATAGGCTATAAACTGGTCATGTCATGA
- a CDS encoding HAMP domain-containing sensor histidine kinase codes for MKLLNHVTAYFAAILLVVLTAWAGIFYYNMLDEIYDSIDDGLENQKILVMQKARQDSTVLQQTDFEEGYYKIRPVTAAWAQQHKDLYQDTLMYMQNEKDYEPVRLLTTVFGQGGRYYEMRLITSMVEEDDLIEDLLYSLLWLYLGLLATLLLLNNILLKRIWKPFYTLLARIKKFRLDGSQPFTSPKSNIEEFALLGQTVEKLLQKNLTVYQSQKSFIENASHELQTPLAISLNKLELLAESPNLQERELEQIGGILQNLERLTRLNKSLLLLSKIENRQFAEEGEVNLKETVQSVLQDFEDQLEYKYLSVEEELEDCPVTMNPDLANMLVVNLVKNALVHNVPGGFVHVRLTATSLTMENSGPDAALDPDQLFLRFYKGSTANTSTGLGLAVVKAICDLYGFTVRYQFEQKHMLHISFK; via the coding sequence ATGAAGCTGCTCAACCATGTAACGGCCTATTTCGCTGCTATTCTGTTAGTGGTATTAACGGCGTGGGCCGGTATTTTCTACTACAACATGCTAGACGAAATCTATGACAGCATAGACGACGGCCTGGAGAACCAGAAAATCCTGGTCATGCAAAAAGCACGGCAGGACAGTACCGTTTTGCAGCAGACAGACTTTGAGGAAGGCTATTACAAAATCAGGCCTGTGACGGCAGCCTGGGCCCAGCAACACAAAGACCTGTACCAGGACACGCTCATGTACATGCAGAATGAGAAGGACTATGAGCCGGTAAGGTTGTTGACTACGGTGTTCGGGCAAGGCGGACGGTACTATGAGATGCGGCTCATCACCTCCATGGTAGAGGAAGATGACCTCATTGAGGACCTGCTGTATTCCCTGTTGTGGCTGTACCTGGGTTTGCTGGCCACCTTGCTTTTACTCAACAACATCCTGCTCAAGCGTATCTGGAAACCATTTTATACCCTGTTGGCGCGCATTAAAAAATTTAGGTTGGATGGTTCACAGCCCTTTACTTCGCCTAAATCTAACATTGAAGAGTTTGCCTTGCTGGGCCAGACCGTGGAGAAGCTGTTGCAGAAGAACCTGACCGTGTACCAAAGCCAGAAAAGCTTTATTGAAAACGCCTCGCATGAGTTGCAGACGCCCTTGGCCATCTCCCTGAACAAACTGGAGTTGCTCGCTGAGAGCCCCAATCTTCAGGAAAGGGAACTAGAGCAGATTGGCGGCATCCTCCAGAACCTGGAGCGCCTCACCCGCCTGAACAAATCCTTGCTCCTGCTTTCCAAGATTGAAAACCGACAGTTTGCTGAAGAAGGGGAAGTAAACCTGAAGGAAACGGTGCAGAGCGTGCTGCAAGATTTTGAGGACCAACTTGAATACAAGTACCTATCAGTAGAAGAGGAACTGGAGGACTGTCCAGTCACCATGAACCCAGACTTGGCCAATATGCTGGTCGTAAACCTGGTGAAGAATGCGCTGGTGCACAATGTGCCGGGCGGCTTTGTCCATGTAAGGCTCACCGCCACTTCTCTGACTATGGAGAACTCTGGCCCGGACGCTGCGCTGGACCCAGACCAGCTGTTCCTGCGGTTTTACAAAGGCAGTACCGCCAATACGTCTACCGGACTGGGACTGGCCGTTGTCAAAGCCATCTGCGACCTGTATGGGTTTACCGTACGCTATCAATTCGAGCAAAAGCACATGCTGCACATCTCCTTTAAATAA
- a CDS encoding STAS/SEC14 domain-containing protein has protein sequence MTLEVQMEEPLATYTIDTNDARRSLTLHWRGFVSSEVYHEGMLEALKTSRQAGHLFWILDTKDMKVIRQADQEWTVATWFPQFQLLGVRKFAIVVSDDIFNQMAISSMIAKIRPHIQATVEYFQTMSEALNWVQESKGLSSDSSLFSGK, from the coding sequence ATGACGCTTGAAGTCCAAATGGAAGAACCACTAGCCACGTATACCATAGATACCAATGATGCCCGCAGAAGCCTGACGCTTCATTGGCGTGGTTTTGTTTCTAGTGAAGTGTACCATGAAGGCATGCTAGAGGCCCTTAAAACCTCCAGACAGGCAGGTCATCTTTTCTGGATTCTGGACACCAAAGACATGAAGGTCATCCGGCAGGCAGATCAGGAATGGACCGTGGCTACCTGGTTTCCGCAGTTCCAGTTGCTGGGGGTGCGTAAATTTGCCATTGTGGTGTCAGATGACATCTTTAACCAGATGGCCATCAGTAGCATGATTGCCAAGATACGGCCCCACATCCAAGCCACGGTAGAGTATTTCCAGACCATGTCCGAAGCCCTCAACTGGGTGCAGGAGTCTAAAGGATTGTCCTCTGATTCTAGTCTGTTTTCTGGGAAATAG